The Acidimicrobiales bacterium genome includes a window with the following:
- a CDS encoding ribonuclease HII produces the protein MAGRPRMRAALRGRAPGLVAERELWDAGHRVVAGLDEVGRGAWAGPLTVGVVVPDRIRRITGVRDSKMLTEPEREALFGRITAWAEAWSVGHASNDECDDLGMSDAQRLAARRALEGLGITVDRVVLDGRWDFVGGGRARTIVRGDSTSLSIAAASVVAKVTRDRILRDADRLHPGFGFAESKGYPSPVHRAALAQRGATTYHRRSWSFMHGLPAIGEPPRDRAGAPPRLF, from the coding sequence ATGGCCGGTCGACCCCGCATGCGGGCAGCCCTGAGGGGCAGGGCCCCGGGGCTGGTCGCGGAACGCGAGTTGTGGGATGCCGGCCACCGGGTGGTCGCAGGTCTCGACGAGGTCGGCAGGGGTGCATGGGCCGGCCCGCTCACCGTCGGGGTGGTGGTCCCCGACCGGATCCGGCGCATCACAGGGGTCAGGGACTCCAAGATGCTCACCGAGCCCGAGAGGGAGGCCCTCTTCGGCCGCATAACCGCATGGGCCGAGGCGTGGTCTGTAGGGCATGCCAGCAACGACGAGTGCGATGACCTGGGCATGTCCGATGCCCAGCGGCTGGCGGCCCGCCGGGCACTGGAAGGCCTCGGCATCACCGTGGACCGGGTGGTCCTGGACGGCAGGTGGGACTTCGTGGGTGGGGGACGGGCCCGTACCATCGTGCGGGGTGACTCCACCAGCCTCTCGATAGCGGCGGCCTCCGTGGTGGCCAAGGTGACCCGCGACCGGATCCTGCGTGACGCCGACCGCCTCCACCCGGGCTTCGGGTTCGCCGAGTCCAAGGGCTATCCCAGTCCGGTCCACAGGGCCGCGCTGGCACAACGGGGTGCCACCACCTACCACCGGCGCTCCTGGTCGTTCATGCACGGGCTCCCGGCGATCGGCGAACCACCCCGGGATCGGGCCGGCGCCCCGCCCCGCCTGTTCTGA